Proteins from a single region of Amblyomma americanum isolate KBUSLIRL-KWMA chromosome 10, ASM5285725v1, whole genome shotgun sequence:
- the LOC144106185 gene encoding uncharacterized protein LOC144106185, with translation MRDVNVIRPLALFAFLGVAAARPTVVDYGTAKPSKFAEYVTDEPGSAERGLHVQRSTNRDDLSATSGQPPAVLAPAHGPHYHEVVFDMSSESTGDYFDDGLHDSAFGNFPGGPTHYSPSYESAIHSFGSLQNLSSGPEHSVAHTGVAKRSLVSRGRPGTRPRPTTAVPRKAPFSVGYTREDDWRPLSTSVHSYASSHRELFNVPPFTTVTGLRHR, from the exons ATGCGCGACGTCAACGTGATCCGGCCGTTGGCACTCTTCGCCTTCCTGGGAGTTGCGGCGGCAAGACCTACGGTCGTAGACTACG GCACAGCTAAGCCTTCAAAGTTCGCTGAGTACGTCACCGACGAGCCAGGCAGTGCCGAGCGTGGCCTGCATGTTCAGAGGTCGACCAACCGCGACGACCTCAGTGCAACCTCGGGCCAGCCTCCCGCCGTGCTGGCTCCTGCTCATGGACCCCACTACCACGAAGTAGTGTTCGACATGTCGTCGGAAAGCACTGGGGACTACTTCGATGACGGCCTACACGATTCTGCCTTTGGGAACTTCCCTGGCGGCCCCACACACTATTCGCCCTCGTACGAGTCCGCTATTCATTCATTCGGGTCCCTTCAGAACCTGTCCTCGGGACCGGAACACTCCGTAGCGCACACGGGAGTGGCCAAGCGATCTCTGGTGTCCCGTGGTCGTCCTGGAACTCGCCCTCGACCGACGACTGCGGTTCCCCGGAAAGCCCCGTTCTCCGTGGGCTACACCAGGGAAGACGACTGGCGACCTCTCTCGACGTCTGTCCACAGCTACGCCTCCTCTCATCGCGAACTATTCAACGTGCCGCCGTTCACCACTGTCACCGGGTTGAGGCATCGGTAG
- the LOC144107391 gene encoding presenilin-1-like encodes MAEEERPEVPANALSEALDDALRHVIRILTAVSCCMMLVVVTVNVSPQVLDNQGATLPYTPLPDTNEQVSFTRATNAAANAFMLLGVIITMTVFMVTLYYYQFYSVIGAWITLSCALILVISPITYIGIISGTYNIPMDLFSVGFFVYNFMALGLVVILSKGPLIVQQFYLIVESSFMALILIKFLPAWTLWVVLCLIPIWDLVAVLAVIGPLRILVETAKERKEGLQPGLIFSTMVAGTFAGMASRESGSPEPVPGSRRPQRRPSDRRPSDAAEAPASLARRRSSEPEPMDHRASYSAPESNEQEELEALPQVPIEQLLAPPHAARLPPDQGAQAKTKKSLPARAEDDDSSSDSDSDTQESQGIKMGLGDFVFYSVLVGKVATFGDWAIVFAAFIGILVGVCVTLFLLAVMESALPALPLSLAFGLTFVGLQNLIQNFVNELFSMQAFI; translated from the coding sequence ATGGCTGAAGAAGAACGCCCTGAAGTTCCTGCGAACGCCCTCTCGGAAGCGCTGGACGATGCCCTGAGGCACGTCATTCGGATCCTCACTGCCGTCAGCTGCTGCATGATGCTCGTCGTTGTCACGGTCAACGTGAGTCCGCAAGTGCTCGACAACCAGGGCGCCACGCTGCCGTACACCCCTCTTCCTGACACCAATGAGCAAGTGTCCTTCACCCGAGCCACAAACGCCGCGGCCAACGCCTTCATGCTGCTTGGGGTGATCATCACCATGACGGTCTTCATGGTGACGCTGTACTACTACCAATTCTACAGCGTCATTGGGGCCTGGATTACCCTCTCTTGCGCCTTGATACTCGTCATTTCGCCCATCACATACATCGGCATAATCTCCGGCACCTACAACATACCCATGGACCTTTTCTCCGTGGGCTTCTTCGTGTACAATTTCATGGCTCTCGGTCTCGTCGTGATCCTTTCCAAGGGACCGCTTATAGTCCAGCAGTTCTACCTGATCGTCGAATCTTCATTCATGGCTCTCATCCTGATCAAGTTCCTGCCCGCCTGGACCCTGTGGGTAGTGCTCTGTCTCATCCCCATCTGGGACCTTGTCGCCGTACTGGCTGTCATAGGGCCGCTCAGGATCCTCGTGGAGACGGCCAAGGAGCGGAAGGAAGGTCTGCAGCCTGGACTAATCTTTTCGACCATGGTCGCGGGCACGTTTGCCGGTATGGCCAGCCGGGAGTCCGGATCGCCGGAACCAGTTCCTGGTTCCAGGCGGCCTCAGCGCCGCCCTTCCGACCGGCGGCCTTCAGACGCCGCCGAAGCACCCGCCAGTCTGGCACGTCGGAGGTCGTCAGAACCGGAGCCTATGGACCACAGGGCTTCCTACAGTGCACCTGAATCCAATGAACAGGAGGAGCTTGAAGCTTTGCCGCAGGTCCCCATCGAGCAACTCTTGGCACCACCTCATGCTGCCAGACTTCCTCCCGACCAGGGCGCGCAGGCTAAGACGAAGAAGTCGCTTCCTGCTAGAGCAGAGGACGACGACTCGAGTTCTGACAGCGACTCGGACACGCAGGAGAGCCAGGGAATAAAGATGGGACTCGGCGACTTTGTCTTCTACAGCGTCCTCGTAGGCAAGGTGGCTACCTTCGGCGACTGGGCTATCGTGTTCGCCGCTTTCATCGGTATCCTGGTCGGCGTCTGCGTTACCCTTTTCCTCCTGGCGGTCATGGAGTCagcgctgccggcgctgccgctgTCGCTGGCATTTGGCCTCACCTTCGTCGGGTTACAGAACCTCATTCAGAACTTCGTGAATGAGTTATTTTCTATGCAAGCGTTCATTTGA
- the LOC144107392 gene encoding presenilin-2-like: MASEAAKMGKEERSRRPAKVTLKSLEDIMRHLFQLLTAISCCMMLVVVTVNANPQGLLIGDHSPFGSPLPDTNEQETFTRAINAVANAVFLLAQIIVPTVIMVTMYYYRFYRIMRAWITLVSCWILVEAPAMYMKIVCGAYGMQMDIFSAGFLVYNFMALGLAVSLSKEPHALRQFYWIVESSFMALILIRFLPSWTLWAVLCLIPIWDLVAVLATVGPLRIMVEAAAERKDGLHADGFVFSTAADGIEMGLGDFVFYSVLAGKVAMLGDWAIVFASFVGVLVGVCVTIYLAALRQSAVPALPVSLAFGLTFAAFQNIIHSFNNELLAVQAFI, encoded by the coding sequence ATGGCGTCAGAAGCAGCCAAAATGGGAAAAGAAGAACGTTCCAGGAGGCCTGCGAAGGTCACCTTGAAATCGCTGGAAGATATCATGAGGCACTTATTTCAGCTTCTGACAGCCATCAGCTGCTGCATGATGCTCGTCGTTGTCACAGTCAACGCGAATCCGCAAGGCCTTCTGATCGGGGACCACTCGCCATTTGGCTCCCCTCTTCCGGACACCAATGAGCAAGAGACGTTCACCCGAGCCATAAACGCCGTGGCCAACGCCGTCTTTTTGCTCGCACAGATCATCGTCCCAACGGTCATCATGGTGACGATGTACTACTACCGCTTCTACCGCATCATGCGCGCCTGGATAACCCTCGTCTCTTGCTGGATCCTCGTCGAAGCGCCTGCCATGTACATGAAGATAGTCTGCGGCGCCTACGGAATGCAGATGGACATATTCTCCGCCGGGTTCTTAGTCTACAATTTCATGGCCCTGGGTCTCGCCGTGAGCCTTTCCAAGGAGCCGCACGCACTGCGGCAGTTTTACTGGATAGTCGAATCTTCCTTCATGGCTCTCATCCTGATCAGGTTTCTGCCCTCCTGGACCCTGTGGGCCGTGCTCTGTCTCATCCCCATCTGGGACCTAGTCGCCGTGTTGGCCACCGTTGGGCCTCTCAGGATCATGGTTGAggcggccgcggagagaaaggaTGGACTGCATGCAGATGGATTTGTCTTCTCGACCGCGGCTGATGGCATCGAGATGGGGCTTGGCGACTTTGTTTTTTATAGCGTACTCGCGGGCAAGGTGGCCATGTTAGGTGACTGGGCCATTGTGTTCGCCAGCTTCGTCGGAGTCCTGGTGGGAGTATGTGTGACCATTTACCTTGCGGCCTTGAGGCAATCCGCGGTGCCGGCACTACCTGTGTCGCTGGCCTTTGGCCTTACGTTTGCTGCTTTCCAGAACATAATTCACAGCTTCAATAATGAGCTACTGGCTGTGCAAGCTTTCATATGA